The DNA segment TGAAGCCGCGGCTGCCGGCCATGGCTTCCTGGAGCTCGCTGTAATTGCGCGCCTCGCGGGTGTTCTCGTCGCGGAAGGCCTTGGCCTTGGCATAGAGGTCGCCCTGGATCTTCTCAAGCAAGCGCTTGAGCTCTTCGGCCAGTCCGTTCCAGGGGACGAAGCTCTTCTTGCGGTCGATGCGGCTGACCAGCACCACCTGTTTTTTTTCGATGTCCTTGGGCCCGATCTCGATGCGCACCGGCACGCCGCGCATCTCCCAGTCGGCGTATTTCCAGCCCGGGGTGAAGGTGTCGCGGTCGTCCAGGTGGATGCGCACCCCGGCGCTCTTCAGC comes from the Candidatus Aminicenantes bacterium genome and includes:
- a CDS encoding His/Gly/Thr/Pro-type tRNA ligase C-terminal domain-containing protein produces the protein LKSAGVRIHLDDRDTFTPGWKYADWEMRGVPVRIEIGPKDIEKKQVVLVSRIDRKKSFVPWNGLAEELKRLLEKIQGDLYAKAKAFRDENTREARNYSELQEAMAGSRGFIRCGWCGGVDCEAKVKADTAATIRVILDDAAAPGTACVACAKKAAHTVIFAKSY